One window of the Chitinophaga niabensis genome contains the following:
- a CDS encoding dihydroorotase encodes MDILLKNVRIVAPLSPFHGQTNDILIQNGIIADIAKNIKADNVKVISGNNLHVSAGWMDVFAHFCDPGQEYKEDLNSGATAAAKGGFTTVMIVPNTQPALYTKTQIEYVLSKTRYGVVNVLPIGAISKNLEGTTLAEMYEMRQTGAVAFSDGLKPVQSSGIMLKALQYVKAFNGTIIQIPDDTSISGHGLMHEGIHSTQLGMPGKPAIAEEIMLRRDIELAKYTDSNIHFTGISTRQSVELIAAAKAEGLKVTCSVTPYHLLFTDADLGTYNSFLKVNPPLRSQDDVNALKDAIRNGVIDCIATHHQPQDWDAKQVEFEYAKHGMIGLESCFGALRTALPDLSLEKLTELLSTAPRSIFGLANVIIAKGEPANLTFFEPDTTYTFTDKEIGSKSKNSPLLNTELKGKVLGVFNNKQSYLNL; translated from the coding sequence ATGGACATTTTACTCAAAAACGTCAGGATAGTAGCACCTCTCTCCCCTTTTCACGGGCAAACAAATGACATTCTTATACAAAACGGGATCATCGCTGATATCGCCAAAAACATCAAGGCGGACAACGTGAAAGTGATCTCCGGCAACAACCTTCACGTTAGCGCCGGGTGGATGGACGTTTTTGCACACTTTTGCGACCCGGGTCAGGAATACAAGGAAGACCTGAACAGCGGAGCCACTGCAGCAGCTAAAGGAGGCTTCACAACTGTGATGATCGTGCCCAATACGCAACCTGCCCTTTACACTAAAACCCAGATAGAATACGTACTCAGCAAAACCCGCTACGGTGTAGTAAATGTACTCCCCATCGGTGCCATCAGCAAAAACCTGGAAGGCACTACCCTGGCGGAAATGTACGAAATGCGACAAACCGGCGCAGTTGCCTTTTCTGACGGCCTCAAACCCGTACAGTCCTCCGGCATCATGCTCAAAGCCCTCCAATACGTTAAAGCTTTCAACGGCACCATCATACAGATCCCTGACGATACCAGCATCTCCGGCCACGGCCTCATGCATGAAGGGATCCATTCCACCCAGTTGGGCATGCCCGGCAAACCGGCCATCGCAGAGGAGATCATGCTCCGCAGGGATATCGAACTGGCTAAATACACTGATTCCAATATCCACTTCACAGGTATCAGCACCCGCCAAAGCGTGGAACTGATTGCCGCAGCAAAGGCAGAAGGATTAAAAGTGACCTGCTCTGTAACGCCCTACCACCTGCTCTTTACAGATGCTGACCTGGGTACTTACAATAGTTTCCTGAAGGTAAACCCGCCACTGAGGAGCCAGGACGATGTGAACGCACTCAAAGATGCCATCCGGAACGGGGTGATCGACTGTATCGCTACACACCATCAGCCACAGGACTGGGATGCCAAACAAGTGGAATTTGAATATGCCAAACATGGCATGATAGGCCTGGAAAGCTGTTTCGGCGCACTCCGCACGGCCCTGCCGGACCTGAGCCTGGAGAAACTCACAGAACTGCTGAGCACGGCCCCCAGGAGCATTTTTGGCCTGGCAAATGTGATCATTGCCAAAGGAGAACCCGCCAACCTCACCTTTTTTGAGCCTGATACTACCTATACCTTTACGGATAAGGAGATCGGTTCCAAAAGCAAAAACTCCCCCCTGCTGAATACGGAATTGAAGGGTAAAGTGCTGGGGGTGTTCAATAACAAACAATCTTACCTTAACTTGTAA
- a CDS encoding DUF4199 domain-containing protein, with translation MQNKNHITYGLIGAAICVVLFLSQWFAKVAPDNAAFRWGSVLIFGIIIILSCINYSKINGGDVTFGQIFANGFRTTAVITVLFALVYIIFYLLVPDYKESMIEFSTKQQVDAGATADQVAAARGMMEKYFLAFAVGGVVFLDLLIGVVASLIGAAIAKRKK, from the coding sequence ATGCAAAACAAAAATCATATTACTTATGGACTCATTGGCGCCGCTATCTGTGTTGTATTGTTCCTGAGTCAATGGTTTGCCAAAGTAGCACCCGACAATGCGGCTTTCAGATGGGGATCTGTCCTCATTTTTGGTATTATCATTATTCTTAGCTGTATCAACTACAGCAAGATCAACGGTGGGGATGTTACTTTCGGCCAGATATTCGCCAACGGTTTCAGAACAACAGCAGTGATCACGGTGCTCTTTGCCCTGGTCTATATCATATTCTACCTGCTTGTGCCGGATTACAAAGAATCAATGATCGAATTCAGTACCAAGCAGCAGGTTGACGCTGGAGCAACCGCGGACCAGGTAGCAGCAGCCAGAGGAATGATGGAAAAGTACTTCCTCGCATTTGCAGTAGGAGGCGTTGTTTTCCTTGACCTGCTGATCGGGGTAGTTGCCTCTCTCATAGGCGCAGCCATCGCAAAAAGAAAGAAATAA
- a CDS encoding glycosyltransferase family 2 protein, with amino-acid sequence MDISVIVPLKNEEESLPELAAWIARVMQENNYSYEVWMVDDGSTDESWEVIRNLSAENPHIKGIKFQRNYGKSAALNEGFRKAKGDVVITMDADLQDSPDEIPGLYKMIKEDGFDLVSGWKKVRYDNTLTKNIPSKLFNWATVKMSGIKLHDFNCGLKSYKNKVVKTIEVYGEMHRYIPVIAKWSGFRKIGEKVVEHRKRKYGTTKFGLERFVNGFLDLASITFVGRFGKRPMHFFGALGTLFFIIGFSIAIYLSVEKIFYLQYKMTERPIFYLAMLLLIIGSQLFLTGFLAEMVNRNAPERNAYLVEETLER; translated from the coding sequence ATGGACATATCCGTAATAGTTCCTTTAAAAAACGAAGAAGAATCACTGCCGGAACTGGCAGCCTGGATCGCACGTGTGATGCAGGAGAACAACTATTCCTATGAAGTATGGATGGTGGACGATGGCAGTACAGACGAATCCTGGGAAGTGATCCGCAACCTCTCTGCTGAAAACCCGCACATCAAAGGCATCAAATTTCAACGTAACTACGGCAAATCCGCTGCTTTAAATGAAGGTTTCCGCAAAGCCAAAGGTGATGTGGTGATCACCATGGATGCGGACCTGCAGGATAGTCCGGATGAAATTCCGGGCCTGTACAAAATGATCAAAGAAGATGGGTTCGATCTCGTAAGCGGCTGGAAAAAAGTACGCTACGATAATACCCTCACTAAAAATATTCCTTCCAAACTATTCAACTGGGCCACGGTGAAAATGAGTGGTATCAAGCTGCACGACTTCAACTGCGGCCTGAAATCCTACAAGAATAAAGTGGTGAAAACAATCGAGGTGTATGGCGAAATGCATCGCTACATCCCTGTGATTGCCAAGTGGAGCGGTTTCCGGAAGATCGGTGAAAAAGTAGTGGAACACCGCAAACGTAAATACGGCACCACCAAATTCGGGCTGGAACGTTTTGTGAACGGGTTCCTGGACCTCGCTTCCATTACCTTTGTAGGAAGGTTCGGCAAACGCCCTATGCACTTTTTTGGTGCACTGGGCACGCTGTTCTTCATTATAGGATTTTCTATCGCTATTTATCTTTCTGTTGAAAAGATCTTCTACCTGCAATATAAAATGACGGAAAGACCGATCTTTTACCTGGCCATGTTATTACTGATCATTGGTTCCCAGCTTTTCCTGACGGGCTTCCTGGCGGAAATGGTGAATCGCAATGCACCTGAGCGTAACGCTTACCTGGTGGAAGAAACATTGGAAAGATGA
- a CDS encoding glycosyltransferase encodes MTKLRHKKIVIIGPAHPLRGGLAAFNERLARQLIAQGNEVSIHTFSFQYPGFMFPGKTQYADGPAPEGLQIERTVHSMNPFNWLKTGSRIRKEKPDIVIVAYWLPLMGPALGTIASIIRKNKHSRIIGLVHNLIPHEKRPGDKPFTRYFVNQCHAFITLSKEVLADIKQMTNKPVVYSPHPVYDSFGDPVPATVAKQHLGWDANKRYLLFFGFIRAYKGLDLLLEAFADRRIQAIENLELVVAGEFYEDRKKYDPLITEQVKIFSDFIPNEEVKYYFSAADLVVQPYKTATQSGISQMAYHFEKPMLVTAVGGLPEIVPDGKAGYVVAPDSKSVADGILRFLAQPADVFSSFIREQKELYSWEHFADSLGSLTDTQ; translated from the coding sequence ATGACGAAACTCCGGCACAAAAAAATTGTGATCATAGGTCCGGCCCATCCCTTACGGGGCGGGCTGGCTGCTTTTAATGAACGCCTCGCCCGTCAGCTGATAGCTCAGGGTAATGAAGTGAGCATTCACACTTTTTCCTTTCAATACCCGGGTTTTATGTTCCCCGGCAAAACGCAGTATGCAGATGGCCCTGCACCGGAAGGGCTGCAGATTGAGCGTACTGTTCATTCCATGAACCCCTTCAACTGGCTAAAGACAGGCAGCAGGATCCGGAAAGAAAAGCCGGATATTGTGATCGTCGCTTACTGGCTGCCCCTGATGGGCCCGGCATTGGGTACCATTGCCAGTATCATCCGTAAGAATAAACACTCCCGGATCATTGGCCTGGTACACAACCTCATACCGCATGAAAAACGGCCGGGGGACAAGCCCTTCACCCGTTATTTCGTGAATCAATGCCATGCGTTTATTACCCTCAGTAAGGAAGTGCTGGCAGATATCAAACAAATGACCAATAAACCGGTGGTATACTCTCCGCATCCGGTATACGACAGCTTTGGTGATCCCGTTCCGGCGACCGTTGCAAAACAACACCTGGGCTGGGATGCCAATAAAAGATACCTGCTGTTCTTTGGTTTCATCCGTGCTTACAAAGGGCTGGACCTTCTGCTGGAAGCCTTTGCAGACCGGCGGATCCAGGCTATTGAGAACCTGGAACTGGTTGTGGCGGGAGAATTCTATGAGGACCGTAAAAAGTACGATCCCCTGATCACAGAACAGGTGAAAATATTCTCGGATTTCATTCCAAATGAGGAGGTGAAATACTACTTCTCAGCGGCTGACCTGGTTGTACAGCCTTATAAAACAGCTACCCAGAGCGGCATTTCACAGATGGCCTATCATTTTGAGAAACCCATGCTCGTAACAGCTGTAGGCGGATTACCGGAAATTGTGCCGGATGGAAAAGCGGGATATGTGGTAGCACCAGACTCAAAATCTGTTGCGGATGGCATCCTGCGCTTCCTTGCGCAACCTGCGGATGTTTTCAGTAGTTTTATCAGGGAACAGAAGGAATTATATTCCTGGGAACACTTCGCGGATTCGCTCGGATCTTTAACGGACACACAATAA
- a CDS encoding ArsR/SmtB family transcription factor, translating to MRRDVFQAIADPTRREIISLLANQSLNLNAVAENFDISRPAISKHIRILTECGLVTIKQQGRERFCHAELQQLKQVSEWAEKYRVFWTKKLDALEDFLEKEQGRKKKK from the coding sequence ATGAGAAGAGATGTATTCCAGGCGATAGCAGACCCAACCCGCAGAGAGATCATCAGCCTGCTGGCTAACCAATCCCTGAACCTTAATGCAGTAGCGGAGAACTTTGATATCAGCAGGCCTGCTATATCCAAACACATCAGGATCCTGACGGAATGTGGCCTGGTTACCATTAAACAACAAGGCCGGGAGCGTTTCTGCCACGCAGAGTTGCAGCAGTTGAAACAGGTATCTGAATGGGCGGAAAAATACCGTGTTTTCTGGACAAAGAAACTGGATGCATTAGAGGATTTCCTGGAAAAGGAACAAGGCAGGAAAAAGAAGAAATAG
- a CDS encoding DNA gyrase/topoisomerase IV subunit A: MSNTIESPEESLHGREHVDDKYKGWFLDYASYVILERAVPGVEDGFKPVQRRIMHAMKEMDDGRFNKVANVIGQTMQYHPHGDASITDAMVNLGQKELLIETQGNWGDIRTGDDAAAARYIEARLSKFALDVAFNPKTTTWQLSYDGRKNEPLHLPMKFPLLLAQGAEGIAVGLSTKILPHNFSELIEASIKYLRGRKFELYPDFLTGGMVDVASYNDGKRGGKVRVRAHIEEKDKKTLLIKDVPYGVTTTALMESIVKANDNGKIKIKKVIDNTAKEVEIEVQLAPGISPDITIDALYAFTDCEVSISPNACVIIDEKPRFITVTELLKYATDYTKELLKRELEIKLAELEEKWHYTSLEKIFFEKGIYKELEQKHKDWEAVLVAIDKGFTPYKKNLKRAIEREDILKLTEKPVRRIYRLDINELTEQIKNIEAEIKEVKHNLANLTDFAVQYYEGLQKKYGKGRERKTEIKVFDTIQVQQVAIANTKIYVNRADGFIGTSLKKDEFVADCSDLDNIIVFRRDGKMLVTKVADKTFVGKDIIHIDVFRKGDERMTYNMIYVDNKTGYSLAKRFNVTGITRDKEYDLTKGEKNSKVHYFTANPNGEAEVVTVRLSPNCAAKKKEFDFYFETIPIKGRSSMGNVVTKYPIKSVKFKEKGVSTLSGIKIWYDDAVGRLNTEQRGLYVGSFEGDDKILVFYKNGTYELTNYEITNRYESNDAVYIEKFNPEKVVTAIYFDGDKKQYNAKRFVIETQTLNNKFLFIKEGANNHLELVTTQAEPIVLLRTGKKRDPEEEEISLHETIEVTGWKAVGTKVAGDDFIDVELLTEEEEEAPPEEEGNVQGELF, translated from the coding sequence ATGAGTAATACAATCGAATCACCGGAAGAATCGCTGCATGGCAGAGAGCACGTAGATGACAAGTATAAAGGCTGGTTCCTGGACTACGCATCCTATGTTATCCTGGAGCGTGCAGTGCCGGGGGTAGAGGATGGTTTTAAACCTGTTCAGCGCCGCATCATGCATGCCATGAAGGAAATGGATGATGGCCGTTTTAACAAGGTGGCTAACGTGATCGGGCAAACGATGCAGTATCACCCGCATGGTGATGCTTCCATTACAGATGCCATGGTGAACCTGGGGCAGAAAGAACTGCTGATAGAAACCCAGGGTAACTGGGGAGATATCCGCACAGGAGATGATGCAGCTGCAGCGCGTTATATTGAGGCACGACTCTCCAAATTTGCACTGGATGTAGCCTTCAACCCCAAAACCACTACCTGGCAGCTGAGCTACGATGGCAGAAAGAACGAACCGCTCCACCTGCCTATGAAATTCCCGCTGCTGCTGGCACAAGGCGCGGAAGGTATTGCCGTAGGTTTGAGCACCAAGATATTACCACATAACTTTTCAGAGCTGATCGAAGCTTCCATTAAATACCTCAGAGGCAGAAAGTTTGAACTCTACCCGGACTTCCTCACCGGCGGTATGGTGGATGTAGCCAGCTACAATGATGGCAAAAGAGGCGGTAAGGTGCGCGTAAGGGCACATATTGAAGAGAAGGACAAAAAGACCCTGCTCATCAAAGATGTACCTTATGGTGTTACCACCACAGCTCTGATGGAATCCATCGTAAAGGCCAACGACAATGGTAAGATCAAGATCAAAAAGGTAATAGATAATACCGCAAAGGAAGTAGAGATAGAAGTGCAGCTGGCACCTGGTATTTCGCCGGATATCACCATCGATGCATTGTACGCATTCACGGACTGTGAAGTGTCCATTTCCCCGAATGCCTGTGTGATCATTGATGAAAAGCCCCGCTTTATCACCGTTACCGAGCTGCTGAAGTACGCCACCGATTATACCAAAGAACTGCTGAAGCGCGAACTGGAGATAAAACTGGCGGAACTGGAAGAGAAGTGGCATTACACCTCGCTTGAAAAGATCTTCTTCGAGAAAGGCATCTATAAGGAACTGGAACAAAAGCACAAGGACTGGGAAGCCGTTCTGGTAGCAATAGACAAAGGTTTCACTCCCTATAAAAAGAACCTGAAGCGTGCGATAGAAAGAGAAGATATCCTCAAATTAACGGAAAAGCCGGTACGCAGGATCTACCGCCTGGATATCAATGAACTTACGGAGCAGATCAAAAACATTGAAGCTGAGATCAAAGAGGTAAAGCATAACCTTGCTAACCTTACAGACTTTGCAGTGCAATATTATGAAGGTCTGCAGAAGAAATATGGCAAAGGCCGCGAACGCAAAACAGAGATCAAGGTGTTTGACACCATCCAGGTGCAGCAGGTAGCAATTGCCAATACCAAGATCTATGTGAACCGCGCCGATGGCTTTATCGGAACTTCCTTAAAGAAAGATGAATTTGTAGCAGATTGTTCTGACCTGGATAATATCATCGTGTTCCGCAGGGATGGTAAGATGCTGGTAACCAAAGTGGCAGATAAAACCTTTGTGGGTAAGGATATCATTCATATAGATGTATTCCGCAAAGGCGATGAGCGCATGACCTATAACATGATCTATGTTGACAATAAAACCGGGTACAGTCTTGCCAAACGTTTTAATGTAACAGGGATCACGCGTGATAAGGAATACGATCTCACGAAAGGAGAGAAGAATTCCAAAGTGCATTATTTCACTGCCAACCCTAATGGAGAAGCGGAAGTAGTGACCGTACGCCTCAGCCCCAATTGCGCTGCCAAGAAGAAAGAATTTGATTTCTACTTTGAAACTATTCCGATCAAAGGCCGTAGTTCCATGGGGAATGTGGTCACCAAATACCCGATCAAGAGTGTGAAGTTCAAAGAGAAAGGTGTTTCCACTTTATCCGGTATCAAGATCTGGTATGATGATGCAGTGGGCAGGCTGAATACCGAACAACGTGGTTTATATGTGGGTAGCTTTGAAGGAGATGATAAGATCCTGGTATTCTACAAGAACGGTACATACGAGCTGACTAACTATGAGATCACCAACCGCTACGAATCCAACGATGCGGTGTATATAGAAAAGTTCAATCCGGAGAAGGTTGTTACGGCCATTTATTTTGATGGAGATAAGAAACAGTACAATGCCAAACGTTTCGTGATCGAAACACAGACATTGAACAACAAGTTCCTCTTTATCAAAGAAGGCGCGAATAATCACCTTGAACTGGTGACCACACAGGCAGAACCTATCGTACTGTTAAGGACCGGTAAGAAACGCGATCCGGAAGAGGAAGAAATATCCCTCCATGAAACCATTGAGGTAACCGGCTGGAAAGCTGTAGGGACCAAGGTGGCCGGTGACGACTTCATAGACGTGGAATTACTGACGGAAGAAGAGGAAGAGGCACCACCTGAAGAGGAAGGCAATGTGCAGGGCGAATTGTTCTAA
- a CDS encoding DUF1835 domain-containing protein has product MILHIVFGQSSEANLKAAFDLDPQLAGEILCFEDDLAVGPLFILDTPEGRTARREWWNNMLEIPAVVPAEGEEVVPPEDPVRSLKGRLREEEELEVWIWAGQNACDVSGYFWLISQLDRFSGRIHLVYLNNLPFLNEKNGVFYPTHLSQILPKEFIKAKKLAREVSLAEFELDGDEWHRLMNENAGIRLLEGGKKLRGEPASFFDKDLLQATSKDFQKANKVIVQVTGKFKYPVMDQFLSWRIKELIKEGKIESKGELKTMRDFEVKLPGGGAEATSAPVENA; this is encoded by the coding sequence ATGATACTACATATTGTATTTGGGCAATCATCTGAAGCTAACCTCAAAGCCGCTTTTGATCTGGATCCGCAGTTAGCGGGTGAAATACTGTGTTTTGAAGACGACCTCGCGGTAGGCCCTTTATTTATCCTGGACACGCCGGAGGGCAGAACAGCCCGCAGGGAGTGGTGGAACAATATGCTGGAAATACCGGCAGTTGTACCGGCAGAAGGAGAAGAAGTAGTGCCACCGGAAGATCCGGTAAGATCACTGAAGGGCAGACTGAGAGAAGAAGAGGAACTGGAGGTTTGGATCTGGGCCGGGCAGAACGCCTGCGATGTGTCCGGTTATTTCTGGCTGATCAGCCAACTGGATCGCTTCTCCGGACGTATCCACCTGGTATACCTGAACAACCTTCCTTTCCTGAATGAGAAAAACGGGGTGTTTTATCCTACTCATCTCAGCCAGATACTGCCAAAGGAATTCATCAAAGCCAAAAAGCTGGCCCGCGAAGTATCGCTGGCGGAATTTGAACTGGATGGAGATGAATGGCATCGCCTGATGAATGAGAATGCCGGCATCCGTTTGCTGGAAGGAGGAAAGAAACTGAGGGGAGAACCTGCCAGCTTTTTTGATAAAGACTTACTGCAGGCCACTTCTAAAGACTTCCAGAAAGCCAACAAAGTGATTGTACAGGTAACCGGTAAGTTTAAATATCCCGTGATGGACCAGTTCCTTTCCTGGCGCATCAAAGAATTGATCAAAGAAGGAAAGATAGAAAGTAAGGGTGAATTGAAAACGATGCGTGACTTTGAAGTAAAATTACCGGGCGGTGGTGCTGAAGCAACATCGGCTCCCGTTGAAAACGCATAA